From one Chloroherpetonaceae bacterium genomic stretch:
- a CDS encoding DEDD exonuclease domain-containing protein — protein sequence MTEPVHISDAVFTVIDLETTGGAQPENTIIELAAIKVRHGEILDELSTLINPEQPISYFISQYTGITNEMVKNAPRLPEVLPRLQALIGESVFVAHNIHFDLRFLNMELRRYGCEPLKNAALCTVRLARRLLPKQPRKNLSELAAWFGIPISERHRAHGDALATVQILQKLIEIAAEAHGVEYLDELLSLQFQPMRRFKKEPVHIQRIRKEVLPRLPERAGVYLMHAANGEVLYIGKSKNLKARVSSYFTHDVNKPEKVKELIRYVRTVETIATGSELEALLLESRLIKQYRPRYNTLLKRYKSYPFLRLTHHPYPRLEIATSIENDGAEYFGPFPSMEVARDVFDVLNKNLLLRECSDDEFRKGRACIYFELHRCLAPCEAHRQAEDAYQKELERARQFLSGEDSALIRQLTEKMHRLAAELRFEEAAELRGKIQSLRRVFYRQADVVASVNENNLLVILPSERFSELCKEFVVLFVRFGRLKLQRKILLNEAFLLEPDIQAVFFSDGQKPEHCHKEEIDEMQILASWIYQHRQSLSCLYIKPFGSASAVLNELAERLLRLAGATDIEAAAELTK from the coding sequence TTGACAGAGCCAGTTCACATCTCAGACGCAGTTTTTACTGTAATTGACCTCGAGACCACAGGCGGCGCACAACCTGAAAACACGATTATTGAGCTGGCTGCCATAAAGGTGCGGCACGGGGAAATTTTAGATGAACTGTCCACGCTCATCAATCCTGAGCAACCTATTTCATACTTCATTTCGCAATACACTGGCATCACAAATGAAATGGTGAAAAATGCGCCGCGCTTGCCCGAAGTGTTGCCACGCTTGCAAGCACTCATTGGTGAAAGCGTATTTGTAGCGCATAACATTCACTTCGACCTGCGCTTCCTCAATATGGAGCTAAGGCGGTATGGCTGTGAACCGCTGAAGAATGCTGCACTTTGCACCGTGCGCTTGGCGCGTCGGCTGCTGCCAAAGCAACCACGCAAAAATCTAAGCGAGCTGGCAGCGTGGTTTGGCATTCCCATCTCAGAACGGCACCGTGCACATGGCGATGCACTAGCCACTGTGCAAATCTTGCAAAAGCTCATTGAGATTGCCGCTGAAGCCCATGGCGTAGAGTATCTCGATGAACTGCTTTCACTGCAATTTCAGCCAATGCGGCGCTTTAAGAAAGAGCCAGTGCACATTCAGCGCATTCGCAAAGAAGTGCTTCCACGCTTACCTGAACGAGCAGGCGTCTATTTGATGCATGCGGCAAACGGCGAAGTGCTTTACATTGGCAAGTCGAAAAATCTTAAAGCACGCGTCAGTTCCTACTTTACGCACGATGTCAATAAGCCTGAGAAAGTGAAAGAGCTGATTCGATATGTGCGCACAGTTGAAACGATTGCGACAGGTTCAGAGCTGGAAGCGCTGCTACTGGAGTCGCGCCTTATTAAGCAGTATCGGCCGCGCTACAATACTTTGCTCAAGCGCTATAAGTCTTACCCATTTCTGCGTCTGACGCATCACCCGTATCCGCGCTTAGAAATCGCAACGAGCATTGAAAATGACGGCGCAGAGTATTTTGGTCCATTCCCCTCAATGGAGGTGGCGCGTGATGTCTTTGATGTGCTAAATAAAAATTTGCTACTAAGAGAGTGCAGCGACGATGAATTCCGGAAAGGACGTGCGTGCATCTATTTTGAGCTGCATCGTTGTCTTGCGCCGTGCGAAGCACATCGTCAAGCCGAAGATGCCTATCAAAAAGAGTTAGAGCGAGCGCGTCAATTTCTGTCGGGCGAAGACAGTGCACTGATTCGGCAACTGACTGAAAAAATGCATCGTTTGGCAGCAGAACTACGCTTCGAAGAGGCGGCAGAGTTGCGGGGTAAAATCCAGAGCCTGAGGCGCGTCTTTTACAGGCAAGCCGATGTCGTGGCATCGGTCAACGAAAACAACTTGTTAGTTATTCTGCCCTCGGAGCGCTTTTCTGAGCTTTGCAAAGAGTTTGTGGTGCTCTTTGTGCGCTTCGGTCGACTGAAACTTCAGCGCAAAATTTTGCTCAATGAAGCATTCTTGCTTGAGCCAGATATCCAAGCCGTTTTTTTCAGCGATGGTCAGAAGCCTGAGCACTGCCACAAAGAAGAGATTGATGAAATGCAAATTCTCGCAAGCTGGATTTATCAGCATCGACAATCGCTTTCCTGCCTTTACATCAAACCGTTTGGCTCAGCAAGTGCAGTCTTAAATGAACTGGCAGAGCGACTGCTGAGGCTTGCAGGCGCAACCGACATAGAGGCTGCAGCAGAGCTTACCAAGTAA
- a CDS encoding TonB family protein codes for MGFRFGGGVLLRSVLLNKVLLLGITFFWLVEIAFSQGRLLGRVVDGSGNPLAAATVYLSSGTTTQAALSNADGYYIFLSVPEGQYTLKAFKRGLPKMDAISVTIAANTTTRKDFVLSESGGTVTLLASSKPKEKLAEKPVALAEKPAEKSTEKSAAPIAAVTKPKEEKAAPEPAAKAAPAAVAVDEDEDIQRITAEAEALVAELNTISVEKEVQIQGGIESVMKKIVYPEAALSLKIEGKVVARVFVDAKGNVMKIDVLKPAHPLLTEEAVRVLTEETLYTPAQAGGKPVAGAITVPLTFKIQKVTW; via the coding sequence ATGGGATTTCGATTTGGCGGGGGCGTGCTACTTAGAAGTGTGTTACTGAACAAAGTTCTGTTGTTAGGTATTACATTTTTTTGGCTGGTAGAGATAGCCTTCTCACAAGGACGACTATTAGGGCGGGTCGTTGATGGTAGTGGAAATCCGCTCGCAGCAGCTACGGTCTATCTCTCGAGCGGCACCACCACTCAGGCAGCTCTTTCCAACGCTGATGGATACTATATCTTCCTCTCCGTGCCAGAAGGGCAGTACACGCTCAAAGCATTCAAGCGCGGTTTACCCAAGATGGATGCCATCAGCGTTACGATTGCTGCTAATACAACCACGCGCAAAGATTTTGTGCTGAGCGAATCAGGTGGCACGGTAACGCTGCTTGCATCAAGCAAGCCGAAGGAAAAATTAGCTGAAAAGCCTGTAGCTTTGGCGGAAAAACCAGCTGAAAAGTCTACTGAGAAATCTGCGGCTCCGATTGCTGCAGTAACCAAGCCAAAGGAGGAGAAGGCAGCACCTGAGCCTGCTGCAAAAGCTGCGCCTGCCGCTGTGGCAGTTGACGAGGACGAGGATATTCAGCGCATCACGGCGGAGGCTGAGGCACTGGTAGCCGAGCTTAACACAATTAGCGTAGAGAAGGAAGTTCAGATTCAGGGCGGTATTGAGTCGGTGATGAAGAAAATTGTCTACCCTGAAGCTGCCCTTTCACTAAAAATTGAAGGCAAGGTTGTTGCACGTGTCTTTGTGGATGCAAAAGGCAATGTGATGAAGATTGATGTGCTAAAACCGGCGCACCCACTTTTGACCGAAGAAGCAGTGCGCGTTTTGACAGAGGAAACCCTCTACACGCCCGCACAAGCTGGCGGCAAGCCTGTGGCTGGCGCAATTACAGTGCCCCTTACGTTCAAAATCCAGAAAGTTACTTGGTAA